The following are encoded together in the Bradymonas sediminis genome:
- a CDS encoding Ig-like domain-containing protein yields the protein MGGSSCALYEDFEPLGAKPDDADIRSDADVADAAGEDADAGADAELDVDAQPDADADTDAQSDADAGEEPLFEIVVSDASLMLEVLQTHQLSAVLNDADGQAVSGAEFVWRSDDETIATVDATGLVEAVALGRTAIEVSAEGVSATVDVVVSMPVERVEIDPSSLALDVTQGAQLSATVYGANDFVLVDSEVVWSTSAPTIVSVDDTGRVEGLREGSATVRAVSGGKQADVSVEVSAPVTTLQLSPRPASVGVSENLQLSATLRDAAGNELSGRAISWSSADQSIATVDADGLVFGVVGGTVRITASSEGVSDSIDVLVANPVATVLVSPDPASVEVLGTVQLSAIVRDAGGNELSGRVVTWRSLDSSIASVDSFGVVTGREGGIVQITATVEGVTASAQVTVENVVISVDITPDTPTLEVTDTMQLTALAKNIRGNVIPNRTATWTSSDPTVAQVSSSGVISAMKGGTATITAQIDNITGTAEVTVDAPVHSVQVTPSSASIEVTQTLDLSATLKDKGGNTISSGSPIVWSSENNSIATVSASGRVTAVSKGVVNIVASVGGIQGSAAITVVTLPRSITVSPSTVVFNIGDSRELIADVRDANNQPITNVTVQWSTNAGATVNVTSSAPLTADLTALRSGNAIVVAVVNSGGGATIQTTVSVTSKAVVESVSVNPDYVSLFPGDQAQLEAKAYDFNSEIISGAAISWSSSDPQVATVSAAGLVSAVAVGRSEIIATSNGKVDSTIVDVVKWTDISAGQHYSCGVVSNGDAYCWGQNTTDGVLGNGTKDSGPDENNLVGDANAVTPVRVSGPRGRFKSISTGSFHTCGLSETGKAYCWGANGAGHLGTGGGSGSPTPLPVNGAYEFTAIRLGANHTCALDTENNLYCWGYNGDGQLGQGAGSASSYSAPRRISGHQFTDFAVGSLHTCAIAVTGSTYCWGKGNLGQVGDGNTTGSQSPVLVETAEEFVALSAGNNFTCGINASGEVYCWGDNHRAMLGDATTTNRLSPVRADPGYTYTTVFAGGVAACGRDTNEDVYCWGFNGQGNLGNGTVNGSEPSRVLVSGGYKWMDFSLGLQHTCGLTAAGDPAYCWGDNDFGQVGDGAPQEYLSIPKAVTNP from the coding sequence ATGGGCGGGTCTTCTTGCGCGCTCTACGAGGATTTTGAGCCGCTCGGGGCCAAGCCCGATGACGCTGATATTCGTAGCGATGCGGATGTGGCGGACGCGGCGGGCGAGGACGCCGATGCCGGTGCAGATGCCGAATTGGATGTCGACGCGCAGCCCGATGCTGACGCTGACACCGACGCCCAATCCGACGCGGACGCGGGTGAAGAGCCACTCTTCGAAATCGTGGTCTCCGATGCGTCTTTGATGCTCGAAGTGCTTCAAACACATCAGTTATCTGCGGTGCTCAACGACGCCGATGGCCAGGCGGTCAGCGGCGCAGAGTTCGTCTGGCGAAGCGACGATGAAACCATCGCGACCGTGGACGCGACCGGCCTGGTTGAGGCGGTCGCGCTCGGTCGGACCGCCATCGAGGTCAGCGCCGAAGGTGTGAGCGCGACGGTGGATGTCGTCGTTTCGATGCCGGTGGAGCGCGTCGAGATTGACCCGTCTTCGCTGGCCCTCGACGTCACTCAGGGCGCACAGCTGAGCGCCACGGTCTACGGGGCCAATGATTTTGTGTTGGTCGATAGCGAGGTCGTCTGGTCGACCTCGGCCCCCACTATCGTGTCGGTAGACGACACCGGGCGTGTCGAGGGGCTGCGCGAAGGCAGCGCGACGGTGCGCGCGGTCAGCGGAGGCAAGCAGGCCGACGTGTCGGTCGAGGTCAGCGCGCCGGTGACGACGCTCCAGCTCTCGCCGCGCCCCGCTTCGGTGGGGGTTTCGGAGAACCTGCAATTAAGCGCGACCTTGCGCGACGCGGCGGGCAATGAACTCAGCGGGCGCGCGATCTCCTGGTCGAGCGCGGACCAGAGCATCGCCACGGTCGACGCCGACGGCCTCGTATTCGGCGTCGTCGGCGGCACCGTCCGGATAACAGCGAGCAGTGAGGGCGTCAGTGACTCGATCGACGTCCTGGTGGCCAATCCCGTGGCGACCGTGCTGGTGTCGCCGGACCCGGCGTCGGTGGAAGTGCTCGGCACGGTCCAATTAAGCGCGATTGTGCGCGACGCCGGGGGCAACGAACTCAGCGGCCGCGTGGTGACCTGGCGCTCGCTGGACTCCTCCATCGCGTCGGTGGACTCCTTCGGCGTGGTCACCGGGCGAGAGGGCGGGATCGTGCAGATCACGGCCACCGTCGAGGGCGTCACCGCGAGCGCGCAGGTCACGGTCGAGAACGTGGTCATCTCGGTGGATATCACGCCGGACACCCCGACCCTCGAGGTCACCGACACTATGCAGTTGACGGCGCTGGCCAAGAATATCCGCGGCAACGTGATCCCCAACCGCACGGCCACCTGGACCTCGTCGGATCCCACCGTCGCTCAGGTCAGTAGCAGCGGCGTGATCAGCGCGATGAAGGGCGGCACGGCGACCATCACCGCCCAGATCGACAATATCACTGGCACCGCCGAGGTCACGGTCGACGCCCCGGTCCATAGCGTCCAGGTGACGCCGTCGAGCGCAAGCATTGAGGTGACCCAAACGCTCGACCTGAGCGCTACGCTGAAGGATAAAGGCGGCAACACGATCTCCAGCGGCAGCCCAATTGTGTGGAGCAGCGAGAATAACTCGATCGCGACGGTCTCGGCCAGCGGTCGGGTGACCGCGGTCTCCAAGGGCGTCGTCAATATCGTGGCGAGCGTCGGCGGGATCCAGGGTTCGGCCGCGATTACGGTGGTGACGCTGCCGCGTTCCATCACGGTTTCGCCGAGCACGGTGGTCTTTAATATTGGCGACTCCCGCGAACTTATCGCCGACGTGCGCGACGCGAATAATCAGCCGATAACCAACGTCACCGTGCAGTGGTCGACCAACGCGGGGGCGACCGTGAATGTGACGTCGAGCGCACCGTTGACCGCCGATCTCACCGCGCTTCGAAGCGGGAACGCGATCGTGGTCGCGGTGGTGAATAGTGGCGGTGGCGCAACCATTCAGACCACGGTCTCGGTGACCTCCAAGGCGGTGGTCGAGTCGGTGAGCGTCAACCCGGATTATGTGTCGCTATTCCCCGGCGACCAGGCCCAGCTTGAGGCAAAGGCCTACGACTTTAATAGCGAAATCATCAGCGGCGCCGCGATTAGCTGGTCTTCGTCGGATCCGCAGGTCGCTACGGTGAGCGCCGCTGGCCTGGTCTCGGCCGTGGCGGTTGGTCGCTCGGAGATTATCGCGACCAGCAACGGCAAGGTCGACTCCACGATCGTCGACGTGGTGAAGTGGACGGACATCAGCGCCGGCCAGCACTATTCCTGCGGCGTGGTCAGCAATGGCGATGCCTATTGCTGGGGGCAAAACACGACCGATGGGGTGCTCGGCAATGGCACCAAGGATTCCGGGCCGGATGAGAATAATCTGGTCGGTGACGCGAACGCCGTCACGCCGGTGCGCGTCAGCGGGCCGCGCGGGCGCTTTAAGTCCATTTCGACCGGTTCGTTTCATACCTGCGGGTTGAGCGAGACGGGCAAGGCCTATTGTTGGGGGGCGAACGGCGCGGGTCATTTGGGAACCGGCGGTGGTTCCGGCAGCCCCACGCCGCTCCCGGTCAACGGGGCGTATGAGTTCACCGCGATCCGTTTGGGCGCCAATCATACCTGCGCGCTCGACACCGAGAATAACCTGTATTGTTGGGGCTATAACGGCGACGGCCAACTCGGGCAGGGGGCCGGCTCAGCGAGTTCGTATTCCGCCCCGCGGCGCATCTCCGGGCATCAGTTTACCGACTTCGCCGTCGGCAGCCTGCATACCTGCGCGATCGCCGTGACCGGGTCGACCTATTGTTGGGGAAAAGGCAACCTCGGGCAGGTTGGGGACGGGAATACGACCGGCAGCCAGTCGCCGGTGCTGGTCGAGACGGCCGAGGAATTCGTGGCCCTGTCGGCGGGCAATAATTTCACCTGTGGGATCAACGCCAGCGGCGAGGTCTATTGCTGGGGCGATAATCACCGCGCGATGTTGGGCGACGCAACCACGACCAACCGCCTAAGCCCGGTTCGCGCCGACCCCGGCTATACCTATACGACCGTCTTCGCCGGCGGAGTCGCGGCCTGCGGGCGCGACACCAATGAGGACGTCTATTGCTGGGGCTTCAATGGCCAGGGGAACCTGGGCAATGGCACCGTAAATGGCAGCGAGCCCTCGCGCGTGCTCGTCTCGGGCGGCTATAAGTGGATGGATTTCTCCCTCGGGCTCCAACATACCTGTGGGCTGACCGCCGCGGGTGACCCGGCTTACTGCTGGGGCGACAACGACTTCGGCCAGGTCGGCGATGGCGCTCCCCAGGAATATCTCTCCATCCCCAAGGCCGTCACAAACCCGTAG
- a CDS encoding Ig-like domain-containing protein, with translation MRSRWSSSKIRWDRVISLVLFSLVGASSCSLYQEIEAPVSSRDSVDAVGDTGAGPDAGDAVDIEADTEPDASAPALTAQPASVAFVVGETAQLTATITAGLGEEFSAQELRWSSADTEVATIDSATPGSVELFAVGVGTTTVSASIDDGHGGQLSVEVPVSVSALLELSIGPGAVFVGDERQAVVTATDAHGNPVGDVEVSWAVEDAAVLSVDGSGMITALDLGATDLIATVGGQSSRISVEVVEWKQIEAGRYFSCGLLSNGDAYCWGQNGTDGMLGHGTVDSGDGNELAHDTDAYVPTPVLGGIKFESISLGHFHSCGLTAQGQAYCWGAGYYGQLGNADYEIIARPVAVSGAYNFVEIEASREFSCALEESHDLYCWGYNASGELGQGDFSNYAVPKRVLGHKFVGMTLGGYHACAISEAGPTFCWGSGTQGQLGDGGDVDSPLPVQVDTSEQFVMLAGGYDHTCGLNTAGEVFCWGHNDMMQLGDATTLDRSRPVRADPAHTYVSIAAGAANTCGLDADDDVYCWGHNSYGNLGNGGRTPREESRVLVTGGERWRSISLGARHSCALPLNANRAYCWGLNYGGPLGNGENEDQHWTPQPVVNP, from the coding sequence GTGAGGAGTCGTTGGAGTTCGTCCAAGATACGCTGGGATCGCGTTATTTCGCTCGTGCTATTTTCCCTGGTGGGAGCCTCGTCTTGCTCACTTTACCAAGAAATCGAGGCGCCCGTATCGTCGCGCGACTCTGTCGACGCCGTGGGCGATACCGGCGCAGGCCCGGACGCAGGCGACGCCGTCGATATCGAGGCGGACACCGAGCCCGATGCCTCCGCGCCAGCCCTCACCGCGCAGCCGGCGTCCGTCGCGTTTGTCGTCGGCGAAACAGCCCAACTAACGGCCACGATCACCGCGGGTCTGGGCGAAGAGTTCAGCGCGCAGGAGCTGCGCTGGAGCAGCGCCGACACCGAAGTCGCCACGATTGACTCAGCGACGCCTGGCTCCGTCGAACTCTTCGCGGTGGGCGTCGGCACGACCACCGTGAGCGCATCGATCGATGATGGCCACGGCGGTCAGCTTAGCGTCGAGGTGCCGGTGTCCGTGAGCGCGCTGCTGGAGCTGTCGATCGGGCCGGGCGCCGTCTTCGTGGGCGATGAGCGCCAGGCCGTCGTCACCGCGACCGACGCACACGGCAACCCGGTTGGCGACGTCGAAGTCTCCTGGGCGGTCGAGGACGCCGCGGTCCTAAGCGTCGATGGTAGCGGGATGATCACCGCGCTCGACCTCGGCGCCACCGACCTCATCGCGACCGTTGGAGGCCAGAGCAGCCGCATCAGCGTCGAGGTCGTGGAGTGGAAGCAGATCGAAGCGGGGCGCTATTTCTCCTGCGGCCTTCTCAGCAATGGCGACGCGTATTGCTGGGGGCAAAATGGCACCGACGGTATGCTCGGGCATGGAACGGTCGATTCGGGAGACGGCAACGAACTGGCCCACGACACCGACGCCTACGTGCCCACCCCGGTGCTCGGCGGGATCAAATTTGAGTCGATCTCGCTGGGTCACTTTCATAGCTGCGGGTTGACCGCGCAGGGCCAGGCCTATTGCTGGGGCGCAGGCTATTATGGGCAGTTGGGAAACGCGGATTATGAGATCATTGCGCGGCCGGTTGCGGTCAGCGGGGCGTATAATTTTGTTGAGATTGAGGCCAGCCGAGAGTTTAGCTGTGCGCTAGAGGAATCCCACGACCTCTATTGTTGGGGGTATAATGCATCGGGTGAGCTCGGGCAGGGGGATTTCTCGAACTACGCGGTGCCTAAGCGTGTGCTTGGGCATAAATTTGTCGGGATGACCCTGGGCGGATACCATGCATGCGCGATCAGTGAGGCGGGGCCGACATTTTGTTGGGGATCCGGTACCCAGGGGCAATTGGGCGATGGCGGAGATGTCGATAGCCCGCTGCCGGTTCAAGTCGACACGAGCGAGCAGTTTGTGATGCTCGCCGGAGGCTACGACCATACCTGCGGGCTCAACACCGCCGGCGAGGTTTTTTGCTGGGGGCACAACGATATGATGCAGCTTGGCGACGCGACGACCCTGGACCGAAGCAGGCCGGTGCGCGCCGACCCCGCGCACACCTATGTGAGCATCGCGGCGGGCGCCGCGAATACCTGCGGGCTCGACGCCGATGACGATGTCTATTGTTGGGGGCATAATAGCTACGGAAACCTCGGAAACGGCGGGCGTACTCCGCGCGAGGAGTCCCGAGTGCTGGTGACCGGCGGGGAGCGGTGGCGCAGCATCTCACTGGGGGCAAGGCATTCGTGCGCGCTGCCGCTCAACGCGAATCGGGCGTATTGTTGGGGCTTAAATTACGGTGGTCCGCTCGGGAACGGCGAAAACGAAGACCAGCATTGGACCCCGCAACCGGTCGTAAACCCCTGA
- a CDS encoding Ig-like domain-containing protein: MKRDLLLYSLRLPLAIFVVCVGLLGASACAIYEDVEPLEEATTKDDDAGSEDTTAEKGDPDASDAADAALPIPVARVALEPALVDLGVGATRQLSVTLYGEGDEVLSGREVSWLSSKPEVASVDSSGLVEGLQLGEATIIAASGGHQAEAQVTVSVAVQTVVVSPEVAVIDVLDTVQLSAVLRDASGNELSGRQVDWRSEDAAIASVDAQGLVTGEGGGVVGIIAGVDGVEARAQVTVENVLTEVALSPEVSSIEVAETLQLSAIPKNIRGDVMPAGPVTWASSDPTVLSVSGDGLLTAHRGGLARISATIDAVTGSVEFSVNDPVREVEVTPSSQELEVTSTLQFSAELRDGAGNILTRSVQTTWESDSPGVATVDGGGRVVTQAAGRARISATAEGVEGAAVLTVVSRPRSLSVSPGFLKFHVGESRELLAEALDLAGRPVSGLEVAWSSPNPDAVRIGESSGMSARVDAISAGSVTLTASVDGGRVMAGVPVISLPAVASVRTVPDRVLLLVGDSAQLEALAHDQNDAVINGADVAWSSEMPSIATVDANGLVTAQALGTAQIVATVNGKKGRATVEVVQWQQLSAGNFYSCGVLSNGDAYCWGRNTTNGVLGTGNVDSGPDNQRLVGDQSAKEPVPVVGGVQFKTIAAGYFHTCGLTDVGKAYCWGAGDLGQLGQGAYSDSAAPVAVATTLRFEEIQIGEHHTCAIDTGSKLYCWGGNDVGQIGVGAGGLENYNLPQFIIDDVQAIAIGANHSCGLHSIGDVYCSGAGEFGQLGDGSNTSSVVPVRVSTPETFQKIAAGRNHTCGLNERKELYCWGHNQSSQLGDGGFVNRSTPVLADAPYRYSEFYLGGDSTCAKDGFDKVHCWGGNRFGDLGNGAANLVEPSRTLVSGDFAWLDLSLGVHHSCGQARNSTAALCWGDNRFGSVGNDGEMEVYVKPEPVSNP, encoded by the coding sequence ATGAAGCGCGATCTATTATTGTACAGCCTGCGCTTGCCGCTCGCGATTTTCGTTGTCTGTGTCGGACTTTTGGGCGCGTCGGCCTGCGCGATTTACGAGGACGTTGAGCCGCTTGAGGAAGCGACGACGAAGGACGACGACGCGGGCTCGGAGGATACCACCGCCGAGAAGGGCGATCCGGACGCGAGCGATGCTGCGGACGCCGCGCTCCCGATACCTGTGGCGAGGGTCGCCTTGGAGCCCGCGCTCGTTGACCTGGGCGTGGGGGCGACGCGTCAGTTGTCGGTCACGCTCTATGGGGAGGGCGACGAGGTCTTGAGTGGGCGCGAGGTGAGCTGGTTGAGCTCAAAGCCCGAGGTTGCGTCGGTGGATTCCTCGGGGTTGGTCGAAGGGCTCCAGTTGGGCGAGGCCACGATTATCGCGGCCAGCGGTGGTCACCAGGCCGAGGCGCAGGTGACGGTCAGCGTTGCGGTTCAGACGGTCGTGGTGTCCCCCGAGGTCGCGGTCATCGACGTGCTCGACACGGTGCAGCTGAGCGCAGTTCTGCGCGACGCGTCGGGCAACGAACTCAGTGGCCGGCAGGTCGACTGGCGCTCTGAGGACGCCGCGATCGCAAGCGTCGACGCCCAGGGGCTGGTGACCGGCGAGGGCGGCGGGGTTGTCGGCATCATCGCCGGCGTGGACGGCGTCGAGGCCCGCGCTCAGGTCACCGTCGAGAATGTCCTCACCGAGGTCGCGCTCTCGCCGGAGGTCTCGAGCATCGAGGTGGCCGAGACGTTGCAGTTGAGCGCGATACCCAAAAATATTCGTGGGGATGTTATGCCCGCTGGCCCAGTCACCTGGGCCAGCTCGGACCCCACGGTCTTGTCGGTCTCTGGCGACGGCCTCCTCACCGCCCACCGCGGCGGGCTGGCGCGCATCAGCGCGACGATTGACGCGGTCACCGGGTCGGTGGAGTTCAGCGTAAATGACCCGGTGCGCGAGGTGGAGGTCACCCCGAGCAGCCAGGAGTTAGAGGTGACGAGCACCCTGCAGTTCAGCGCTGAGCTGCGAGACGGGGCTGGCAATATCCTGACGCGCTCGGTGCAAACGACCTGGGAGAGTGACAGCCCCGGGGTGGCCACCGTCGACGGTGGCGGCCGGGTCGTCACCCAGGCCGCAGGGCGGGCGCGAATCTCGGCGACGGCCGAAGGGGTGGAGGGAGCGGCGGTGCTGACGGTCGTGTCGCGGCCGCGCTCCCTAAGTGTGTCGCCCGGCTTCCTTAAATTTCACGTGGGCGAATCCAGGGAGTTATTGGCGGAGGCATTGGACCTTGCGGGGCGGCCGGTCAGTGGGCTGGAGGTCGCCTGGTCGAGCCCGAACCCCGACGCCGTAAGGATCGGCGAGTCCTCCGGGATGAGCGCGCGGGTGGACGCGATATCGGCCGGATCCGTGACGTTGACCGCGTCCGTGGACGGCGGGCGGGTCATGGCGGGGGTCCCGGTGATCTCACTGCCGGCGGTCGCCAGCGTGAGGACCGTTCCAGATAGGGTGCTGCTTTTAGTCGGCGACAGCGCGCAACTCGAGGCGTTGGCCCACGACCAAAATGACGCCGTCATCAACGGGGCTGACGTCGCATGGAGCTCCGAAATGCCATCCATCGCCACGGTCGATGCCAATGGGTTGGTCACGGCGCAAGCGCTGGGCACCGCCCAGATTGTTGCCACCGTCAATGGCAAAAAGGGGCGCGCCACGGTCGAGGTTGTCCAGTGGCAGCAACTCAGCGCGGGCAATTTTTACTCCTGCGGCGTTCTCTCCAATGGCGACGCCTATTGCTGGGGCCGAAATACCACCAATGGCGTGCTCGGCACCGGTAACGTTGACTCCGGGCCCGATAACCAGCGGTTGGTAGGCGACCAGAGTGCCAAGGAGCCGGTCCCGGTGGTTGGAGGGGTTCAATTTAAGACCATCGCGGCCGGCTATTTTCATACATGTGGGCTTACCGACGTTGGCAAAGCCTATTGTTGGGGGGCCGGAGATCTGGGGCAGTTGGGGCAGGGGGCATATAGCGACAGCGCGGCGCCCGTCGCTGTAGCCACCACGCTTCGTTTCGAGGAAATACAGATCGGCGAGCACCATACCTGTGCGATTGACACCGGGTCTAAGCTCTATTGTTGGGGCGGCAATGACGTCGGCCAGATTGGGGTCGGTGCGGGGGGATTGGAGAACTACAACCTGCCTCAGTTCATTATCGACGATGTTCAGGCCATCGCCATCGGGGCCAATCATTCCTGCGGTCTTCATAGCATCGGGGATGTCTATTGCTCGGGCGCCGGGGAGTTCGGGCAATTAGGGGATGGCAGCAATACCTCGAGCGTGGTCCCCGTCCGCGTCTCGACCCCTGAGACTTTTCAAAAAATTGCGGCAGGTCGAAATCATACCTGTGGGCTCAACGAGCGTAAGGAGCTCTATTGCTGGGGGCACAATCAATCCTCGCAATTGGGGGATGGCGGATTCGTCAATCGCTCAACGCCCGTCCTCGCGGACGCCCCGTACCGATATTCCGAGTTCTACCTCGGGGGCGACTCGACCTGCGCGAAGGATGGCTTCGACAAGGTTCATTGTTGGGGGGGCAATAGATTTGGAGACCTGGGGAATGGCGCGGCCAACCTGGTCGAGCCGTCCCGAACGCTGGTCTCCGGCGATTTTGCCTGGCTCGATCTCTCATTGGGCGTCCATCATAGCTGCGGCCAGGCGAGGAATTCCACGGCGGCGCTATGTTGGGGAGACAACCGCTTCGGGAGCGTTGGCAATGACGGGGAAATGGAGGTCTATGTTAAGCCCGAGCCTGTCTCGAACCCCTGA
- a CDS encoding Ig-like domain-containing protein, with protein sequence MSRARTIFTVRRSAATLLALFLLAGAASCSLYEDFEPLGGTPEADGDADSPQGDVIEGDVDTVNDTDAGSDADALSHDVDASAPAQAASVDLAPAEVLLFPGEQTQIAATVRDGAGNIRDDFSLDWSTSDETVATVDAAGRVTAVGLGDAQLRASVGDVSATLQVEVVRWEQISARYYYSCGVLSNHDAYCWGRNNVYGVLGNGALDSGVDDDHPNSDANVNRPTRISGNLAFSSVSASNYHACGLTVAGKAYCWGVNAAGHLGNGGSEFSPVPVPVAGVHIFVEIQLGTNHACGLDAENDLHCWGYNGEGQLGLDTGGANYSSVPRMLSGHKFVEFSLGSVHTCAIDTSGVTYCWGGNSYGQLGVGDVVKYVDPTPVDTTEEFVKIAAGMTYTCGMTAAGEIYCWGDNYYGQLGDGTTTVRHAPVRASPGHTYKNLYVGPVSVCAGEADDRVYCWGFGGQGNLGNGAPAETVLQRLPVVGGYTWRSMSLGIQHTCGLAHGDDRAFCWGDNDNGEIGNGMNQEFVLLPTAVESP encoded by the coding sequence ATGAGTCGCGCTCGAACTATATTTACCGTGCGACGCTCAGCGGCGACGCTCCTTGCGTTATTCTTGCTCGCGGGGGCCGCGTCCTGTTCGCTCTATGAGGACTTCGAGCCGCTGGGGGGCACTCCGGAAGCGGATGGCGACGCGGATTCGCCGCAGGGAGACGTCATTGAGGGCGACGTCGATACGGTCAACGATACCGACGCGGGCAGTGACGCCGACGCGCTCAGCCACGACGTAGACGCGAGCGCGCCAGCGCAGGCCGCCAGCGTCGATTTGGCGCCCGCTGAGGTCTTGCTCTTCCCGGGCGAGCAGACCCAAATTGCCGCGACGGTGCGCGACGGGGCCGGAAATATTCGCGATGATTTTAGCCTGGACTGGTCGACCTCGGATGAAACCGTCGCCACGGTGGACGCCGCCGGGCGGGTGACGGCGGTCGGGCTTGGCGACGCCCAGCTTCGGGCGAGCGTCGGTGATGTCAGCGCGACCCTGCAGGTGGAGGTGGTGCGCTGGGAGCAGATCAGCGCCCGCTATTATTATAGCTGCGGGGTCCTCTCCAATCATGATGCCTATTGCTGGGGGCGAAATAACGTCTACGGGGTTCTGGGCAACGGGGCCTTGGACTCCGGGGTCGATGATGATCATCCCAATAGCGACGCCAATGTTAATCGCCCCACGCGAATCAGCGGGAACCTCGCCTTTTCGTCAGTTTCGGCGAGCAATTACCACGCCTGTGGCCTGACCGTGGCGGGCAAAGCGTATTGTTGGGGGGTGAACGCAGCGGGCCACCTGGGAAATGGCGGCAGTGAGTTTAGCCCCGTCCCGGTGCCCGTAGCGGGTGTGCATATTTTCGTTGAGATTCAGTTGGGGACCAACCATGCGTGCGGCCTCGACGCCGAAAACGATTTGCATTGTTGGGGCTATAACGGGGAGGGGCAGCTCGGGCTCGACACCGGGGGCGCCAACTATTCATCGGTGCCGCGCATGCTGAGCGGGCACAAATTTGTCGAGTTTTCGCTGGGCTCGGTGCACACCTGCGCCATCGACACATCCGGGGTGACCTATTGCTGGGGCGGAAATAGCTACGGGCAACTTGGGGTCGGTGATGTCGTCAAATATGTCGATCCAACGCCCGTCGACACCACTGAAGAGTTCGTGAAGATCGCTGCCGGTATGACTTATACCTGCGGGATGACCGCGGCCGGTGAGATTTATTGCTGGGGCGACAATTATTATGGGCAATTGGGCGATGGAACCACCACCGTGCGTCATGCCCCGGTGCGGGCATCCCCCGGGCATACCTACAAGAACCTCTATGTCGGCCCCGTATCGGTGTGCGCAGGAGAGGCCGATGATCGTGTGTATTGCTGGGGCTTTGGGGGGCAGGGGAATCTCGGCAACGGCGCGCCCGCAGAGACCGTGCTGCAGCGACTTCCGGTCGTTGGCGGCTATACGTGGCGGTCGATGTCGCTGGGGATTCAACATACCTGCGGGTTGGCCCACGGAGACGACAGGGCGTTTTGCTGGGGCGACAATGACAACGGTGAGATCGGCAACGGGATGAATCAGGAGTTCGTGCTGCTCCCGACGGCCGTTGAGAGCCCCTAA